A segment of the Bdellovibrio bacteriovorus genome:
CTCAGGACGATGGTGTCGTAACCACACTTGCCTTCGCAGACTTTTCCTTCAGTTGTTCTTTTTGGAACCAAAGCCAGGACTTCTTCATCACCGTTATCAATGTATTTAACGGGCATCACACCTTCAGCGGTGTAAACCTTGCTTTCAGTCAGATCGCCGCTTGTGGAAGCGAAGTCTGCGGAAGCAATTCCGTCATTATGAGTGTTGAACGATACATTGAATCCCAAGACAGCCAGCAGAGCCGACGTCAGAACCCATTTCTTTTGCGGGTAAGTGAATTTCATAAGTCCTCCTATATGAAGGGAACATCCAGTCCCTTTTATCTACACTTATGTAAAGCGAAGGCCGGGCCAAAACCCGAGGTTTGTGCCAGCCGCTCTAAACACAGGAAATAGCTAAGAGTTCTCATGTTGAGATTCATTGCACGGGCGAGGGTGCCTGTTGAACTTCTGGTGTCCCATCGTGAGAAGTATCAAAAGTGTTTTAATTTCATATACTTAGGCCTGACTTTCGGGCAGAAGGCAAAATATTGAAAAAGCGCCCCTTTCGGTCACTTTTAGAGTATAAAACAGCCATGAAGTTTCATTTCCCGCGAAGCAAAAGGCCTGAACATATCGCCGAATCCGATTGGAATAATTGGACCTGGCAGCTTCGCCATTCCCTGAAAACCCAGGACGATTTCGCCCAGCATTTTGAATTAAGTGCGGATGAAAAGGCTGCGTTTGTGGGTGGGAAAGAACTCTTCAACGTGCGCACCACGCCGTACTATGCAAGCCTTGCTCAAGGTTCTGCCGGTCAATCCATTCGCCAGATCCTGATGCCTCATCGATTTGAAATCGAAGACGGAGAACAGCAGATGCTCGATCCTTTGGGCGAACGTCAGAACAAGGCAGCCCCTCGTTTAATCCATCGTTATTCAGACCGTGTGTTGTTCCTGATCACAGATATCTGCAGCGTTTACTGCCGCTTTTGCACCCGCAAGCATTTCACGGGGCAAGAGCAGGCTTTCATTCGCAACGAAGAATACGAACAGGCTTTGGCCTATATCAAATCTCACACCGGGATTCGTGAAGTCATTCTTTCCGGCGGCGATCCGCTGACGGTCAGTGACAAGCAACTGGATCGCGTGCTGGGTGATTTGCGTGCGATCGAACACGTTGAGATCATCCGCATCGGATCCCGCATGCCCGTGGTGTGCCCGATGCGTGTGACCGAAGACCTTGTGCAGATTCTAAAAAAGCACAAGCCGGTGTTTTTGATGTCGCACTTTAATCATCCGGACGAGCTGACTGCCGAGGCGGTGGAAGCTCTGGAAAGACTAGTGGATAACGGTGTTCCGGTGATGAACCAGATGGTGCTGCTGAACGGTATCAACAACCATCCAGCGCTGGTGCAGGCATTGAATCGAAGACTGCTGTTCCTGCGTGTGAAGCCTTACTACATGTTCCAGTGTGACCCGTCACTGGGGACGGACCACTTGCGCACCTCTGTGGAAGATTCACTGGAAATTCAGAAAGAGCTGTGGGGGCACTTGTCCGGCCTTGCGATGCCGAATCTGTCTTTGGATATCCCTAATGGTGGAGGCAAAACTTATCTGGTACCGAATTTTGAAGTCGGCCAGGAAGGCCGCACCCGTCACTATGTTGGTTGGGATGGGGTGAAGGCTGAATACGTCAGCCCCGCGCCCGAAAAGATCCGCAAGCCCGATGCCTCAATGTACGAGGCCGAGTGGGCTCACCTTAAAAACAGCAAGAACTTACTTTAGTTCTCCGTTTACACCATCCAAAAGCTCTTTACCCAAAAGGCCGATTTCTTCCAGCTTTTGTACCGGCAGGCGGTTGAACACAACGGCCCAGGCGTAGCCATCACCATGACGAGTGAAGTAAGAAAGTGTGCCGGTTTCCAAGGCGCCGGCGTGTCCGATGTTTTTCCCACCATCCATGCACACCCAGCCCAGGCACGCGTTCGGATTTCCGATGGTGGTCACGGGGGCCGTCATCACCGCCACCGTTTCAGGTTTCAAAATCTGCACACCTTTGTTCCAAGGGGTTACGGCATTGGCAATTTTCACCAGATCTGACGGAGTCGCCAGCCAGCCACCGTGTCCATCCATGGTGTGGAAGACATAGCCGTTGTAGGATTGAGGCCCCATGGTTTTGTTGTCGAAAACAGACTTATTCGGTGCAGAGCGGGGATCATCATAATAGCGGGCTTCGTTTGGCAGGCGGTCCTGCAAAGTGTTGCCGGCAATTTTCATGTCGGTGATGCCCAGAGGTTGCAGGACCTTTTGCTGCACATATTGCTCATAAGGCATTTTAGAAAGGGACTCGATGATACGCGCCAGAATATTGAAACCCAGATTGGAATAGTGGAACTCTTTCCCCGGAGCCACATCCAGCTTTTGATACTTCAATACATAAGAAATCACAGTTTCTGCGCTGGCAGGAACCGGAGTCTTCATTTTTT
Coding sequences within it:
- a CDS encoding KamA family radical SAM protein — its product is MKFHFPRSKRPEHIAESDWNNWTWQLRHSLKTQDDFAQHFELSADEKAAFVGGKELFNVRTTPYYASLAQGSAGQSIRQILMPHRFEIEDGEQQMLDPLGERQNKAAPRLIHRYSDRVLFLITDICSVYCRFCTRKHFTGQEQAFIRNEEYEQALAYIKSHTGIREVILSGGDPLTVSDKQLDRVLGDLRAIEHVEIIRIGSRMPVVCPMRVTEDLVQILKKHKPVFLMSHFNHPDELTAEAVEALERLVDNGVPVMNQMVLLNGINNHPALVQALNRRLLFLRVKPYYMFQCDPSLGTDHLRTSVEDSLEIQKELWGHLSGLAMPNLSLDIPNGGGKTYLVPNFEVGQEGRTRHYVGWDGVKAEYVSPAPEKIRKPDASMYEAEWAHLKNSKNLL
- a CDS encoding serine hydrolase domain-containing protein, with translation MKAPLMTLLVSLLMIGCTSTPKKNASAKKAGDFVNTFIQKHNIPGASVAILKDGEIIHTDNFGFADIENKTTPQDTTLWRIASASKPITAIAVFKVLEDSGVDLEKALNKPVFGPRGYLPKYRQIRDQRVYKITLRDLLQHSAGWDLSVSGDPQYEVYTIAKKMKTPVPASAETVISYVLKYQKLDVAPGKEFHYSNLGFNILARIIESLSKMPYEQYVQQKVLQPLGITDMKIAGNTLQDRLPNEARYYDDPRSAPNKSVFDNKTMGPQSYNGYVFHTMDGHGGWLATPSDLVKIANAVTPWNKGVQILKPETVAVMTAPVTTIGNPNACLGWVCMDGGKNIGHAGALETGTLSYFTRHGDGYAWAVVFNRLPVQKLEEIGLLGKELLDGVNGELK